Proteins co-encoded in one Salvia miltiorrhiza cultivar Shanhuang (shh) unplaced genomic scaffold, IMPLAD_Smil_shh original_scaffold_220:::fragment_1, whole genome shotgun sequence genomic window:
- the LOC131003573 gene encoding uncharacterized protein LOC131003573 → MADGSVSRGQSRSRPVLGDVTNRNGKRGFSGKEKDGGRSLDFNDKDTVKRICASPRPCSEINSLKGNVISGLSKIPVENREPNLYDGSERVHSLKGKNDVIGNLKFNAGSYKHKILDLRGANTVTVSINELEVVDNDSSDGCGKSELSKNSLPRVDEVAGQNRVDPNLANLGGEGLNSVAKEADGYSPLDSLKENKISGAAEVANENRCSSLDFGMHDAIQSVNTEGNNELGESSHADTSRTVSETGTDFLHDGEENISPEGTQSDINDHHNHLDDHNADNFILSQSGSIDCTVLPQSQESRVFGIDKSNELKEDECALMTVGSNAIDACSCSFCTKAQDLWLDLHQKDIKARLSALKKSQKDASILAERSYRIKVNEKHGAESVTRASKMESHLTNQWRSLFQHMSDIWEAESNQLEASLLPLNNLKDKCKAEMELIRAKLSEKH, encoded by the exons ATGGCTGACGGGAGTGTATCTCGTGGGCAGAGTAGGTCGAGGCCCGTTCTAGGTGATGTTACGAACCGGAATGGTAAAAGGGGGTTTTCAGGGAAAGAGAAGGATGGGGGAAGGAGTTTGGATTTCAATGATAAAGATACAGTCAAGCGAATTTGTGCTTCGCCTCGCCCATGTTCTGAGATTAATTCTTTGAAAGGCAATGTTATATCTGGTCTCTCCAAAATACCCGTTGAAAATAGGGAGCCTAATTTGTATGATGGTAGTGAAAGAGTTCATAGTTTGAAGGGGAAAAATGATGTAATTGGCAACTTGAAATTTAATGCTGGTAGTTATAAACACAAGATTTTGGATCTTAGGGGAGCAAATACTGTTACTGTGAGTATTAATGAGTTGGAAGTTGTTGATAATGACTCGAGTGACGGTTGTGGCAAGTCCGAGCTTTCCAAGAATAGTCTTCCAAGGGTTGACGAGGTAGCTGGCCAGAATCGCGTAGATCCTAATTTGGCAAATCTTGGAGGGGAGGGTTTGAATTCTGTGGCCAAGGAAGCTGATGGTTATAGCCCGTTAGACTCATTGAAGGAAAACAAGATTTCAGGAGCTGCCGAAGTAGCTAATGAAAACAGGTGCTCCAGTCTTGATTTTGGCATGCATGATGCTATTCAGTCCGTTAACACGGAAGGTAATAatgagttgggtgagagttctcaTGCTGACACTTCACGGACAGTGAGTGAAACTGGTACCGATTTTCTTCACGATGGAGAAGAGAACATAAGTCCTGAAGGCACTCAGAGTGATATCAATGACCACCATAATCATTTGGATGATCATAATGCTGACAATTTTATCCTGAGCCAGTCAGGATCCATTGATTGCACAGTCCTGCCTCAGTCTCAGGAATCTAGAGTATTTGGAATAGATAAATCCAATGAACTGAAGGAGGATGAATGTGCTCTTATGACCGTGGGGAGTAATGCTATCGATGCTTGTTCTTGTTCTTTCTGCACAAAAG CCCAAGATTTGTGGTTGGACCTCCATCAGAAGGACATTAAGGCTCGATTATCAG CCTTGAAAAAGAGTCAAAAAGATGCTAGCATATTGGCTGAAAGAAGTTACAGGATCAAGGTCAACGAGAAACATGGTGCTGAAAGCGTCACTAGAGCCTCTAAAATGGAATCTCATCTGACGAATCAGTGGAGATCTCTCTTTCAGCATATGTCAGACATATGGGAAGCAGAGAGTAATCAGCTT GAAGCTAGTCTATTGCCACTGAACAATCTAAAAGACAAATGCAAAGCTGAGATGGAATTGATTAGGGCTAAGCTGTCAGAAAAGCATTAA
- the LOC131003557 gene encoding uncharacterized protein LOC131003557, whose product MGRKDLTTGARNSIVQFVLEDSHGGKPKRGRMQAAAVKFGVCRRTVTRLWNAAKKQQNQGEHMHSISGKIGKIRRKRVEIDLQLISTLELSKRSTIRRLATGINCSKSTVGRWISRGLIKAHTSAIRPDLTAPNKLLRLKFSLEAIEYDRILKVLQFKSMHNTVHIDEKWFYITKANHRFYLTPGEAEPHRTCKSKKFITKVMFMCAVCRPLIAEDGTVLFDGKIGIFPFTEYVPAKRNSKNREAGTLEQKPIQSITKEVIKDCIINKIIPAIKAKWPQFASRVIFIQQDNAKPHIKDSDPDFRKAASSDGFDIKIVHQPPNSPDTNINDLGWFRAIQSLQTESVCTNVDTLVEAVKSSFDELSPTTLNKVFLSLQGCLTEILKVKGQNCYKIPHMKKGSLIRQGELPINLQVPHDLVKEAINYLMENGIVSGMDHLRNALGISSISLDEIEYQMNGLGIQVA is encoded by the exons atggggcgCAAAGATCTAACAACGGGAGCGAGAAACTCAATAGTGCAGTTCGTGCTCGAAGACAGCCATGGTGGGAAGCCAAAACGGGGAAGAATGCAGGCTGCTGCCGTCAAGTTCGGCGTTTGCCGTCGGACGGTGACTCGGCTATGGAACGCtgcaaaaaaacaacaaaatcaaGGTGAGCATATGCATTCAATCAGTGGAAAAATAGGCAAAATAAGGCGCAAGAGAGTTGAAATAGATCTTCAATTAATTTCAACATTGGAGCTAAGCAAAAGATCAACCATTCGGAGGCTAGCAACTGGAATAAATTGCAGCAAGAGCACAGTTGGGCGATGGATAAGTAGGGGTTTGATCAAGGCTCATACTAGTGCGATAAGACCCGACTTAACAGCCCCTAACAAGTTGCTACGTCTAAAGTTTTCTCTTGAAGCAATCGAGTATGATAGAATACTGAAGGTGCTTCAATTCAAGAGTATGCACAACACGGTGCATATCGATGAGAAATGGTTTTACATAACCAAAGCAAATCACCGGTTTTATTTGACACCCGGAGAGGCCGAACCACACAGGACTTGCAAGTCAAAGAAGTTCATCACGAAAGTGATGTTCATGTGCGCTGTGTGCAGGCCCTTGATAGCAGAAGATGGGACTGTGCTTTTTGATGGGAAAATAGGCATCTTCCCATTTACAGAATATGTACCAGCCAAGAGAAACAGCAAAAACAGGGAGGCAGGTACTCTGGAGCAAAAGCCCATTCAATCAATCACCAAGGAAGTAATAAAGGACTGCATTATTAACAAG ATTATTCCTGCCATAAAGGCCAAGTGGCCACAATTTGCAAGTAGGGTGATCTTTATTCAACAAGACAACGCGAAGCCTCACATTAAAGATAGTGATCCAGATTTTAGAAAGGCTGCCAGCTCAGATGGGTTTGACATAAAGATTGTTCATCAACCACCCAATTCACCGGATACCAACATTAATGATCTTGGTTGGTTTAGGGCCATTCAAAGCCTACAAACTGAATCAGTTTGTACCAACGTAGATACACTAGTGGAGGCAGTGAAGAGTTCATTTGATGAACTATCTCCTACAACACTCAACAAGGTTTTCTTAAGCCTTCAAGGTTGTTTGACTGAAATTCTAAAGGTGAAAGGCCAAAACTGCTACAAAATCCCTCATATGAAGAAAGGATCACTTATTAGGCAGGGAGAACTACCAATCAACTTACAAGTTCCACATGATTTAGTTAAAGAGGCAATTAACTATCTCATGGAGAATGGAATTGTAAGTGGCATGGATCATCTAAGGAATGCACTTGGCATAAGTTCAATTTCCTTAGATGAAATTGAATACCAAATGAATGGTTTGGGTATTCAAGTTGCATGA
- the LOC131003564 gene encoding protein ALTERED PHOSPHATE STARVATION RESPONSE 1-like, whose product MGITNSKGERSSALKLCRERKKFIKQAIDSRYALAAAHVSYVQSLRNLGIALRRFAEAEVLVETSLSASATELDKTPSHSSYPSPSPSHLGGVSDSPVLNGSPLSTARVSYMRSSGATALTVRLNTRNSFVEEGEFSMPPPPPPPPDDSGWDYFDPADESFRFPGQDGNLDTDDAGMYGDSGKKEFDFSRGNGIYEREGSMTPKLESPTNGNGRLAAENSQQRVEGEVKDMAVGKEVSGSRGKVAGKTPVGQSNSRTNKSVVENDICAEREDPSEFITHRAKDFLSSIKDIDSRFFRASESGREVSRMLEANKIHVGYAEARGASSASLYLTSFGVGCCQGGSANISDDQIVTKVITWKRTTSSKSSSSRNPLAMKDDDDSGSEYIDEFCMISGSHSSTLDRLYAWERKLYDEVKASESIQREYDRKCDQLRHQFAKDLSPQVIDKTRAAVKDLHSRIRVALHAVDSISKRIEKMRDEELLPQLRELIQGLTTMWKAMLECHHSQYITISLAYHTKSSAVAPLGETQRQIINQLQDEVEYFGLSFADWINSYTSYVEALNSWLQNCILQPRERKGRRGEAPPRRSLAPSIFVLCRDWSAGIKSLPSQEVSDAIKAFLGDLRRSVRNQSEEPRKTGNTGESQNDEADGKAEEDKDGDRPSHISCVQPSLTKVLDRLTKFSEASVKMCEDIWQKCDTARNAYENYKAPPRSYSI is encoded by the exons ATGGGTATAACGAATTCAAAAGGTGAGAGGAGTAGTGCTTTGAAGTTGTGTAGAGAAAGGAAAAAGTTCATCAAACAAGCGATTGATTCTAGGTATGCTTTAGCAGCTGCACATGTATCGTATGTTCAGTCTCTTAGAAACCTAGGCATTGCCCTTAGGAGGTTTGCAGAGGCTGAGGTGTTGGTGGAAACCTCTCTGTCTGCTTCAGCCACCGAGCTCGATAAAACCCCCTCGCACTCGTCGTATCCTTCCCCCTCTCCCTCTCACCTCGGTGGTGTCTCGGATTCACCGGTGCTCAATGGGAGCCCCCTCTCTACGGCTAGAGTTAGTTATATGAGGTCCAGTGGGGCTACTGCATTGACTGTTAGATTGAATACGAGGAATTCCTTTGTTGAGGAAGGCGAATTTTCAATGCCTCCGCCACCTCCTCCGCCTCCTGATGACTCCGGTTGGGATTACTTTGACCCTGCTGATGAGAGCTTTCGGTTTCCGGGGCAAGATGGGAATCTTGACACTGATGATGCCGGAATGTATGGAGATTCTGGCAAGAAGGAGTTTGATTTTAGTAGAGGTAATGGGATTTATGAACGCGAGGGGTCCATGACTCCCAAATTGGAGAGTCCTACAAATGGAAATGGGAGATTGGCAGCTGAGAATAGTCAGCAAAGGGTTGAGGGTGAAGTGAAGGATATGGCCGTTGGGAAAGAGGTGAGTGGATCGAGAGGCAAAGTAGCTGGTAAGACACCTGTGGGACAATCgaattcgaggacgaacaaatCTGTGGTGGAGAATGATATATGTGCTGAAAGGGAGGATCCTTCTGAGTTTATTACACACAGGGCCAAAGATTTTCTCTCTAGCATTAAGGACATCGATAGTCGATTCTTTAGAGCTTCTGAATCAGGAAGGGAGGTCTCAAGAATGCTCGAGGCCAACAAAATCCATGTTGGGTATGCTGAGGCCAGAG GTGCTTCATCAGCCTCACTTTATTTGACCTCTTTTGGAGTAGGTTGTTGCCAAGGTGGAAGTGCTAATATATCTGATG ATCAAATTGTTACCAAGGTGATCACTTGGAAACGTACGACATCATCAAAATCTTCCTCTTCTAGGAATCCTCTTGCAATGAAAGATGATGATGATAGTGGAAGTGAATACATTGACGAGTTCTGCATGATTTCTGGAAGTCACTCTTCCACGCTTGATAGACTCTATGCATGGGAAAGAAAATTATATGATGAAGTGAAG GCTAGTGAGTCCATACAGAGAGAATATGATCGTAAGTGTGACCAGCTCCGACATCAATTTGCCAAGGATCTTAGCCCTCAAGTAATCGACAAAACTCGGGCAGCTGTGAAAGATCTCCACTCAAGAATTAGGGTGGCGCTCCATGCCGTTGATTCAATATCAAAACGGATAGAGAAAATGCGGGACGAAGAGCTGCTCCCACAGCTCCGTGAACTTATTCAAGG ACTGACAACAATGTGGAAAGCCATGCTCGAATGCCATCATTCACAGTACATCACCATCTCGTTAGCTTACCACACCAAGAGCTCGGCAGTAGCGCCACTAGGCGAGACGCAACGGCAGATCATAAACCAGCTCCAAGATGAGGTGGAGTACTTTGGCTTAAGCTTTGCGGACTGGATCAACAGCTACACGTCTTACGTGGAAGCTCTCAACAGCTGGCTACAGAACTGCATTCTTCAACCACGAGAACGAAAGGGCAGACGGGGAGAGGCTCCCCCACGACGCTCCCTGGCACCATCCATCTTCGTCCTCTGTCGGGACTGGTCAGCTGGGATCAAATCTCTGCCATCCCAAGAAGTCAGTGATGCAATCAAAGCCTTCCTGGGCGACCTACGTCGCTCGGTCAGAAACCAGTCGGAAGAGCCGCGCAAGACAGGGAACACGGGCGAGTCCCAGAATGACGAAGCAGACGGTAAAGCCGAAGAAGACAAGGATGGGGACAGACCATCGCACATAAGCTGCGTGCAGCCAAGTTTGACAAAGGTTCTTGATAGGCTGACAAAATTCTCCGAGGCTTCGGTGAAGATGTGTGAAGATATTTGGCAGAAATGTGATACGGCTCGTAATGCGTATGAGAACTACAAAGCACCACCAAGATCTTATAGCATTTGA
- the LOC131003558 gene encoding uncharacterized protein LOC131003558, translated as MNLLVWNVRGLTDESKRLLKEHCRSFSPLILGIIEPKSKFRKIQMSFWQSLNLTPRHQNCRLPRRSNIWFLAQPAVATTILFSSDQVVVSNCTWQNLCFRVAVIHGANDAVLRRNLWADLLNYIDGNTVFIGDFNAVKGAHDRLSTVLPSRSSCADFCRFIDDTGFLEPSSSGLQFSWSGRRFLPNHVETLLDRALISSSFDNLWDFVNSHVLPRLTSDHSAIVLQCKSRFAPGKRPFRFQHLWMDHAGFLDLVRDSWDAVTYTPCPIFKVMIKLKRLKSVLREWNRTTFGNLDAKLAEAQEELASVQARISREGYTDDNFDEEVTKQAAINTMLTRKNVQLQQQSRVKWLQDGDRNTTFFHKALRNRKSGMVINHLNFEGDMVYEQSAIERHIVEHFTALFSQGAATSVDLVDLEANIDMQVNEAHNRCLIDIPSDEEIAATVRSMDASSAPGPDGFSGVFFHHCWDIIKEYIIRVVRCFFLNSFLPDGCNANTLVLIPKAEAVSSVSDLRPIILSNFFFKIISKVLAVRLNRVASDIVSQNQFGFISGRSIHDCIMLGSEGFNCMNRTNRSANMACKIDIKKAFDTMNWDFILKVFRVLGFHERFIQWISIIFSSARISILYNGHLSGYFACTRGVRQGDPLSPIIFGIAEDMLSHLILNCVAARRLTPMSFCRSMLFPTHLLYADDILIFCRASIRNAKTIKHILEYYGELSGQVCSLEKSRIYFAKGVSSSMKRGINQVLNFTQGNDHITYLGAPLFVGKPRASHLTSIKDKIIHKFSRWAGLHLSMAGRICLVNSVIQSSLTHTMMVYSWPKSLLFELDRKCRNFIWTGNTEQKPSCSVKWSRCCAIKEEGGLGIRSFTLMNKSFLMKLAWNMIKGNSFAHKTLSSRYLNPQGYAKENVANSSIWIGVKHEINVLVDDSYVMVGNGRYTLFWLDDWLGYRIRDKLGIPAFLWGLLQQPISDYFFDGKWHFSENFVDNFPEIVCDILLIHLGDGHDERFWKASLRGDVTSSLAFANISHRYPKVVWGKWIWDPAVPIRRSIVCWRLIHGRLPTIDCMIRQGLIVPNACPICLTAAESINHTFWGCSRVIPIWQAFLGWFRQLHLLDCLDVQSFLVMAWNMNFSSLLGRLWKIGILSAIWMIWTSRNACIFDDQAFTAIKVLSFIKTAFKEAEALPLKLGFMANEWNDYLTLRSIGVSSRPAPPPEFLSVHWWPPDIGWIKVNTDGSASGSPGLIAGGGVFRDHAATVQGCFHTKGGSGFAFEAELLAAITAIAIAYNRGWHKLWLEADSSYVVSLLQQRSMEVPWRFISYWKETLARLHEITFRVSHIYREGNVVADIMANPARQEGFWSNGIEVIDDAVIRDIASHSHLRRI; from the coding sequence ATGAATCTTCTCGTTTGGAATGTCCGAGGACTTACGGACGAGTCTAAACGACTTCTCAAGGAGCATTGTCGTTCCTTTTCTCCATTGATTTTGGGCATCATTGAGCCCAAATCAAAGTTTCGCAAAATTCAGATGAGTTTCTGGCAATCTCTGAATCTCACGCCTCGCCACCAGAATTGTAGATTGCCGCGGCGATCTAACATTTGGTTTTTGGCCCAGCCTGCTGTTGCCACTACCATTCTATTCTCTTCAGATCAGGTGGTTGTTTCTAATTGTACTTGGCAGAATCTTTGTTTTCGGGTTGCTGTTATTCATGGTGCCAATGATGCAGTTCTCAGAAGGAATCTCTGGGCTGACCTTCTTAATTATATTGATGGAAACACGGTTTTTATTGGTGACTTTAATGCTGTGAAAGGAGCTCACGATCGTCTCAGCACGGTTCTCCCTTCTAGAAGTTCTTGTGCGGATTTTTGCAGGTTCATCGATGACACGGGTTTTCTGGAGCCCTCCTCCTCGGGTCTGCAATTTTCCTGGTCGGGCAGAAGGTTTTTACCCAATCATGTGGAAACTCTTCTGGATAGAGCtcttatttcttcttctttcgaTAATCTTTGGGATTTTGTTAATTCTCATGTTTTGCCAAGGCTTACGTCGGACCATTCAGCCATTGTGCTTCAATGCAAATCTCGTTTTGCTCCTGGAAAAAGGCCGTTCCGATTCCAGCATTTGTGGATGGACCACGCTGGTTTTCTTGATCTTGTGCGGGACTCCTGGGATGCCGTGACTTACACTCCTTGCCCGATCTTTAAGGTTATGATAAAGTTGAAAAGATTAAAAAGTGTGCTAAGGGAATGGAACAGAACTACCTTTGGCAACCTTGATGCTAAGTTAGCTGAAGCTCAGGAGGAGCTTGCTTCTGTTCAGGCGCGTATTTCAAGGGAAGGGTACACGGATGATAACTTTGATGAGGAAGTAACTAAGCAAGCTGCTATAAACACGATGCTTACCAGAAAGAACGTACAACTTCAGCAGCAAAGTCGGGTCAAGTGGCTTCAAGATGGTGATAGAAACACGACTTTTTTCCATAAGGCGCTTCGGAATAGGAAATCGGGTATGGTCATTAATCATCTCAACTTTGAGGGTGACATGGTTTATGAGCAGTCAGCTATTGAGCGTCACATTGTGGAACATTTTACTGCTCTTTTTTCGCAAGGAGCTGCCACCAGTGTGGATTTGGTGGATTTGGAAGCAAACATTGACATGCAGGTCAACGAGGCACATAATAGGTGCTTGATTGATATTCCTTCTGATGAGGAAATCGCTGCTACTGTTCGCAGCATGGATGCTTCCAGCGCTCCGGGGCCGGATGGGTTCTCAGGGGTGTTCTTTCATCACTGTTGGGATATTATTAAGGAATATATAATCCGTGTTGTGCGTTGTTTCTTCCTAAATTCTTTTCTCCCCGATGGTTGCAATGCTAATACTCTGGTGCTGATTCCTAAGGCAGAGGCGGTGTCTTCGGTCTCTGACCTAAGGCCGATCATCCTTTccaatttcttctttaaaatcatcTCTAAAGTTTTAGCGGTCAGGCTCAACAGAGTTGCTTCTGATATTGTTTCTCAGAATCAATTTGGCTTTATCAGCGGTCGGTCTATCCATGATTGCATCATGCTTGGTTCAGAAGGCTTCAACTGCATGAATCGCACTAATCGAAGCGCgaacatggcttgcaagattgatATCAAGAAAGCATTTGACACCATGAACTGGGATTTCATTCTCAAGGTTTTTCGTGTTTTGGGCTTCCATGAAAGATTCATTCAATGGATTTCCATCATTTTTAGCTCGGCTAGAATTTCCATTCTTTACAATGGACATCTCAGTGGTTATTTTGCTTGCACTAGAGGGGTCAGACAAGGAGATCCTCTTTCTCCTATTATCTTTGGCATCGCCGAAGACATGCTTAGTCACCTGATCTTGAATTGTGTCGCTGCTCGTCGCCTAACTCCCATGAGCTTTTGTAGATCGATGTTGTTCCCAACTCATCTTCTCTATGCCGATGATATTCTCATTTTTTGCAGGGCTTCCATTCGTAATGCTAAAACGATAAAACATATTCTGGAGTACTATGGGGAGCTGTCTGGACAAGTTTGCAGCTTGGAGAAATCACGCATATACTTTGCGAAGGGAGTTTCCTCGTCTATGAAGCGTGGAATAAATCAGGTCTTGAATTTCACTCAGGGGAATGATCATATTACTTACCTGGGAGCGCCGTTATTTGTGGGGAAGCCAAGGGCTTCTCATCTCACAAGCATCAAAGATAAAATTATTCATAAGTTTTCAAGATGGGCGGGTTTGCATCTTTCGATGGCTGGCCGAATTTGCCTTGTCAATTCTGTCATTCAAAGTTCCTTAACTCACACTATGATGGTTTACAGCTGGCCAAAGTCGCTTCTTTTTGAGCTGGATCGAAAATGCAGAAACTTTATTTGGACGGGGAACACAGAGCAAAAGCCTTCTTGTTCGGTAAAATGGAGCAGATGCTGCGCCATTAAGGAGGAGGGTGGATTGGGGATACGCTCGTTTACTTTAATGAACAAGAGCTTTCTAATGAAGCTGGCTTGGAATATGATAAAAGGTAATTCCTTTGCACACAAAACCCTATCTTCTCGTTATCTCAATCCGCAGGGCTATGCCAAAGAGAATGTGGCAAACTCCTCGATCTGGATAGGTGTTAAGCATGAAATTAATGTACTGGTGGATGACTCTTATGTCATGGTGGGGAACGGGCGGTACACCCTCTTTTGGCTTGATGATTGGTTGGGGTATAGGATTCGTGATAAACTTGGCATTCCTGCCTTTTTATGGGGTTTATTACAGCAGCCAATTTCAGATTACTTCTTTGATGGCAAGTGGCATTTCTCTGAAAACTTTGTTGATAATTTCCCTGAAATTGTGTGCGATATACTTCTTATTCATTTGGGAGATGGGCATGATGAGCGCTTTTGGAAGGCCTCTTTGCGCGGAGATGTTACTTCCTCGTTGGCTTTCGccaatatatcacatagataccCCAAAGTTGTTTGGGGGAAGTGGATCTGGGATCCGGCTGTTCCTATACGCCGCTCCATTGTCTGCTGGAGACTCATTCATGGGAGGCTTCCTACGATTGATTGCATGATTAGGCAGGGGCTCATTGTTCCCAATGCTTGTCCGATTTGCCTTACTGCTGCGGAATCTATTAATCACACTTTCTGGGGATGTTCTAGGGTGATTCCGATTtggcaagcctttcttggctgGTTTAGGCAATTGCATCTGCTTGACTGCCTTGACGTTCAGAGTTTTTTGGTCATGGCGTGGAATATGAATTTTAGCTCTCTTCTGGGAAGATTGTGGAAGATTGGAATTCTAAGCGCTATTTGGATGATTTGGACTAGCAGGAATGCATGCATCTTTGACGATCAGGCTTTTACTGCCATAAAGGTTCTGAGCTTCATAAAGACGGCTTTCAAGGAAGCCGAGGCATTGCCGTTGAAGCTCGGCTTCATGGCCAATGAATGGAACGATTACCTCACTTTACGATCCATTGGGGTTTCTTCTCGGCCTGCACCTCCGCCGGAATTCTTATCTGTGCATTGGTGGCCGCCGGATATTGGTTGGATCAAAGTAAATACGGACGGCTCTGCGTCCGGCTCACCGGGTTTAATTGCTGGTGGTGGAGTGTTCAGAGACCACGCTGCAACTGTTCAGGGGTGTTTCCACACAAAGGGAGGATCGGGCTTCGCTTTTGAAGCCGAGCTGCTTGCTGCGATCACTGCCATTGCGATAGCTTATAACCGAGGATGGCACAAGCTCTGGCTCGAGGCGGACTCCTCATATGTTGTTAGTCTCCTACAGCAGCGATCGATGGAGGTTCCTTGGCGTTTCATCAGTTATTGGAAGGAGACGCTAGCTCGCTTACATGAGATCACTTTTCGGGTTTCGCATATTTATCGGGAGGGGAACGTTGTGGCGGACATTATGGCAAACCCTGCGAGACAAGAGGGTTTTTGGAGCAATGGGATTGAGGTCATTGACGACGCTGTCATCCGAGACATCGCGAGCCATAGTCATCTTCGTCGCATCTAA